In Misgurnus anguillicaudatus chromosome 14, ASM2758022v2, whole genome shotgun sequence, the genomic window ATCCCCAATCTATCCTtatgactttcttctttcagcCAAACACAGGCAGAGTTATGTTAAATATTAACCTGGCCCTTTTAGCTTTATAATGGTACTGGAgagtgccccatttttaaagctccaaaaagtgcattcatccatTAAAAGCTAATCCTTACTGGTTATTTAATGATTTCTAAGGTTAAGCAATGGGCTTTTGTAATGTTGGGTCACTCAGCTATCTCATAAACACACGTATGGCTGTAGTTTagtgtgaaaaataaatatttgaacaccctgcttttttgcaagttctcccacttaggaatcatggaggggtctgaaattgtcatcgtaggtgcatgtccactgtgagagaaaaaaaatccagaaatcacaacgtatgattttttaaaactatttatttgtatgatacagctgcaaataagtatttgaacacctgagaaagtcaatgttaatatttggtacagtaggcGTTGTTTGCCATTAAAGAGGTCAAaagtttcctgtagtttttccaccaggtttgcacacactgcagaaaggattttggcccactcctccacacagatcttctctagatcagtcaggtttctggcctgttgCAGAGTTTGAgttccctccaaagattctttattgggtttaggtctggagacgggctaggccacgccagaacctgatatgcttcttacagagccactccttagttatcctggctgtgtgcttcgggtcattgtcatgttggatgACCCAGACTCGACctatcttcaatgctctaactgagagaaggaggttgttcccaaAAATCTCACATGCAATACATGGcgccggtcatcctctccttaatacagtgcagtcaccctgtcccatgtgcagaaaacacccccaaagcatgatgctaccacccccatgcttcacagtagggatggtgtttttgggatggtactcatcattcttcttcctccaaacacatttagtggaattatgatcaaaaagttctattttggtctaaactgaccacatgactttctcccatgactcctctggatcatccaaatggtcattggcaaacttaagacgggcctggacatgtgctggtttaagcaggggaaccttccatgCCAttcatgatttcaaaccatgacgtcttagtgtattatcaacagtaaccttggaaacggtggtcccagctcttttcaggtcattgaccagctcctcctgtgtagttctgggctgatttctcatctttcttaggatcattgagaccccacgaggtgaaaTCTTGCATAGAGCTCCAGtctgagggagattgacagtcatgtttagcttcttccattttctaatgattgctccaacaatggaccttttttcaccaagctgcttggcaatttccccgtagccttTTTCAgtcttgtggaggtgtacaattttgtctctagtgtctttggacagctctttggtcttggccatgttagtagttggattcttactgattgtatggggtggacaggtgtctttatgcagctaacgacctcaaacaggtgcatctaatgtaggataataaatggagtggaggtggacattttaaagacaGACTAAAGGCTGGTACAGACGGTACGACTTTAAAATCGTCGGCCGATTTTCCAACCCTGAGAGACCCCACACACGGCGATAAAACTTTGCGGGTCTAACAGTTTTGGTCGTACAGTTAGTGGTGCGCTGCCACATGGCAAAATCAACACATCACACACGAACCGATTTGACTCCCGAGCAGTCCCAGGTCAGACGGAAAATCTCGCAAAATCTCTCGCGATCAAACGTGATTTCAGAGTAAACAAGCATGGCGGATGAAGAGGATGCAGTGGCGATAGtttgcagtttgtttttaaccGAAAATTGCGTTtgcgcgcaatttctgttttacACTTGGTCTAGTCCATAGTTGGATGCATTGAGATGCAGTAAATATGACCCGTGACTTCCCGGTACTTCCTCGCTGCTTCGTcacctcgctttctgattggctacATGTCACAGTCCACAGGCTGCGTGCTCGTTTGTCCGCAGGAGACACCACACACGAGAAGAAATCGGGCCAAAAAAATCCAACATGTTGGATATCCCCGATTTGAGATCGGAGCGGTCCCGAGGTCCTTCCGAGTAGACGATAGCATTCTAAACACACCACACACGGCAAGAATATCTGATCAGTTTATTTTACGATTATCGGAGCATCCTTAAGATTGTCGGAAGGGGTGAATCGGGGCTAAAATCGGCCTAATTATCCTGCCGTGTGAACCAGCCTTAACAGGTCTTTGGGGGTCAGatttctagctgatagacaggtgttcaaatacttatttgcaactgtatcatacaaataaatagtttaaaaaaatcaagattGTGTTTGGTTGAAAGAAAGTAAACTAGGATGATTTGAGAATGCCAAACATTtgggctaattttcattttgtgatgaactgttcctttaaaaacaaaGGTCCTATACGatgcttttaaataatatttttgtttataataaaagattCTTGTAGTGGTAAAGGTTCTTTCGAATATTAAAGGGGaaagaaataaatatttatttcagcaacttttgactgaatggttctttggggaaccatTTTTTCTGTGACATTGGTGGGAAGAAGcttttgtagcacctttatttttaagtgtgtaATACTGAGTTACTTAAATAAACTGAGTTGTAAGCATGTCGTGAAAAGTCTTGAAGAAActgacaaaaaaaacatgggaAAATTTGTGCATGTTATAAAACTAGATCATTCTGCACTGTCAGAAGAAAATGCATGGGTAAAAATGGACCCAAGCTGTCATTGGTGCAGTACCCATTAAAAACATCCAAATATGTACCATATGTACCATTGGGTAcacgccccagtgacagctagggatcatttttgacctttatttctgacagtgtgtattgtgtgtttgcATTGACTAATCTGTATGTTTCTGTATGTTTGGATGGAAACAGGGAATCAAATTGAAGTAACTTCATGCACTTTTGACCATAACCGATTGTGCCACTGCAGAGCTGGTTTCTTCTGTAAAAATAGTAACTATTATAATTCATATTGCCATAATGGTTGTGATCCATGTCCGACCGGCACGTTCTCCAGCATGCCCTCTTTGAACAAAAGCTGCAGACCTCATACAGAGTGAGTAATATTTATACAAGATGCAATACTTACAGTAAATACTTTAACATACCGATAAATATAACATGGACACACATAGTCACACACAGAGCATAATCTACCTACTGTATGTTTCAGTCTCctttattttatgcatgtttcCGTTACTTTCAACATTCTGTATGTTAAACCTTTTCATGTCTCTTACTTCTTCCTTTAGTTGTGCTAAGTTGGGAAAGAAAATGCTGAAAGAGGGCACGGCAACAAAGGACAGAGAGTGTGGGGATCTTGAGACTACTACACCCATCCCAACCAAAGTCATTACCTCCATGTTGTATTCCATTACAGAGGTTACACAAAGACGCCGAATGTATTCACAGTCTATGGATAAGACTACCTATGCTTCCTCTGCAAATACAGGTAGAACAATATACAGTACGTTTTGTGTATATGTTTGTCACCGCATACGCTTATGCATTTTCAATGCAAGGTTCTCGGGGAAAACCTAGGATTATCAGAACATACGCAAATGAGTTACacaaatatactgtaaaaaaaatctgtagaaattacagtattactgggtattactgacaactagctgccagtaacttacattcatgttatttactggcaactggtctttatcttctacaataagttactggcaaccagctgcatagttacagctaatttttttttgctctaAACCAAAATTTAAATTTGAAAAAACATGCAATTACCCATATTTATTTCTGAGTCCATAACTGGACACCACAAGCCCTACGGCCAAGTAGGATGCACCGATGCTAAATTTCTCTGCTGATACCAATAACCGATTATTAGGAGTGATGTCTGCCAATACTAATAGTTTGGTGgttttaccttttaaattttctttttaaatgaataataatcaattatttgtaagaaatacaaataaaactttattcCCTTTATTTCAACTTAACTTATACTGATAccgattattggccgatatatcagtgcatctctcccacgggtccttgaaatccttgaatgtttgtgaatctggggggaaattcaaggccctgggaagttttaaaaaatatatatatacatagatacaggtcattgaaagtgcttgaatctattttatgcaagaagtttttttgggggaaaaaatccatattattccctgtgtagtgtaggataatatcataaaaattctatactttttaagcacactaaatgctaaactgttcgctttaaatgcttatatcttcgttgattcataccaaaatgcttttttgcatagaaaacgtctctggttacatatataactgatgttacctgagaagggaacgagacgctgcgtctcccttgccataattcctgcgtccctgtttcgccatctttggcaatattttagatagcgatatacttcctgactcccacGTCACcgtgtctttgtcgttaagccttaccattggttgaatttgatatacacattcagacgcacttacccctggaggcgtccccaaagtgtcaccgcagtgacgcagcgcgagttccctttgagggtattggacctggaaagtccttgaacggtccttgaatttgaagttaactaaggtgtgggaaccctgcaagCAGTATCCTATTGTGTGCCGTATTGCATAATccatattatatttttaaacagtaGCCAATATGTGTGTACACTGTACAGTACCACCACATGTACCATTTCAATAcaatgtatttattgtattacTCTCTTGTCAACACTAGGGGACAGTCAACCATTGGAAAATCAAGACGGCATGTCAAAAGACAACCTGCTGCTATTAATCCTGTTGCTAATACTGGTGCTAGTGGTGGCTGTTTTCTGTATGCTGAGAAAAAGCAATGCACATAAAACCCTTTCAAAATGGACAGGTATGATATAAAGACTAATACAGACATAGATTTGCCCACAGCATTTGGAATttaggaaacaaaaacaaaccttttagtATGGGAACCTCTGTGTTCATGTTTGAAGTGAAATGCAAGTACCTATAAATCGTCTGGAATCCACCCAGGTCActttttacagtaaacacaatcATCTCACGTGCTTTAATTCCCATAAGGCCGCATCTTAACGTAAACATTACGGGTGTTTCAGAATGACATTCCTCTAACACATGCATGGTAGCCTGAGAAACCACAAAACGCCTATACATATAGCTTACAGTCAGCATGCCATTACCCGATCAGCCAACACGAAGAAAGTGTTACATGCAACATATTAATTTcattcttgttttgtttttagatgtCATATCTGGAAAACACGTGAGTATTTTTGTGTGACTTAATTTGACCACATATAAAATTCATGTCAAGTcatgtattatttttatgtcTGTTACCTCCACAATGCTGTTTTAAGAGAGTTTACTCCAAATTTTGTCATAATGTTGATTTTTCCCCTTCACTATTTTCATGCGGTTCTCGTCATGCTGCAAAAAAGTACCATTAAGTGTCTACATGAGTCATATATCAAATATAggctgtgtctcaatcagctcccttgttcagtagacAGGGCTGTCTCAATTGCAAAATCCTTCCAATGCACCCGAGCATTCGTTCCCTAGAAAACCAATGAGCATAGATGGTCCCTATGTCCTCTTACCAGAagtcacgtgaccttttctgaagctctcCAACCGAAAATCTTGTGAGTCAACCACtgatataaatgactggattgcgcatgacgtcataATTGTTAAGCCACCGCACCGCCATATTGGTTTGCACAAACACTTTATTACATGAATAGGACTTTATCAGATTTGAATGATAAAACACTACTTTATCAGTCtccgtttttatatctgaagtctcCCTGTTTATTATTACAACGCAAACGTCATAAGCATGTACAGTGagaaaaaataagtatttgaacctgctattttgcaagttctcccacttagaaatcatggaggggtctgaaattgtcatcgtaggtgcatgtccactgtaagagacataatattaaaaaaaatacagaaatcaCAAAATTTAActgtttatttgtatgatacagctgcaaataagtatttgaacacctgagaaagtcaatatatatatttggtacagtagcctttgtttgcaattacagaggtcaaacgtttcctgtagtttttcaccaggtttgcacacactgcaggagggaattttggcccactcctccacacagatcttctctagatcagtcaggtttctggcctgtcgctgagaaacacagagtttgaacccgctccaaagattctctattgggttaagGTCTgaagactggctaggccacgccaaaaccttgatatgcttcttacagagccactccttggttaccctggctgtgtgctttgggtcattgtcatgttggaagacccagcctcgacccatcttcaatgctctaactaagggaaggaggttgttccccaaaatcttgcaatacatggcccaggtcatcctctccttaatacagtgcagtcgccctgtccaaTGTGCAGAAAatcacccccaaagcatgatgctaccaccccaccttcttcacagtagggatggtgttcttggaaTTATTcttggaattatgaccaaaatgTTCTATGTACCACATggctttctcccatgactcatctggatcatccaaatggccATAAGGCAAACTTAAgatgggcctggacatgtgctggtttaagcaggggaaccttctgtGCCATGCATGAGTtaaaaccatgacgtcttagtgtattaccaacagttaCCTTGGAAcagtggtcccagctcttttcaggtcattgaccagctcctcctgtgtagttctgggctgatttctcacatttcttaggatcatcgagaccccacgaggtgagatcttgcatgtcATGTTTAgtttcttccattttctaatgattgctccaacagtggaccttttttcaccaagctgcttggcaatttccccgtagccctttccagccttgtggaggtgtacaattttgtctctagtgtctttggacagctctttggtcttggccatgttagtagttggattcttactgattgtatggggtggacaggtgtctttatgcagctaatgacctcaaacaggtgcatctaatttaggataataaatggagtggaggtggacattttaaaggcagactaacaggtctttgagggtcagaattctagctgatagacaggtgttcaaatacttatttgcagctgtatcatacaaataaattgttaaaaaaaatcatacattgtgatttctggatttttttaagattatgtctctcacaatgaacatgcacctacgatgacaatttcagacccctccatgatttttaagtgggagaatttgcaaaatagcaggtgtttaaatacttattttcctcaatGTATTAACTGTGAGAGAACTTTTGAAAAtgcaaacgtttgttttagttttaatataaacacacattgctagacaggaagggaccacaatctacttaatgtttaaatgtaatattcctCCAAATGTATGGATGGTTATGAAATGAATAATGAAAGTGTCTTGCACAATATACTTTAACAagggttttgccggttgttgataaataacagctgtgaatgatcaagCAGTCACGTCACAGGaatgaacagtgtcccaatgtcaagttttacgacctcgggagctgattgagacacaggTATAGTCTTCTAAATCCATACAATGTCATACTTCTGTATGAAGAGCTGATTGAATAAACATTAttcaaaattacattaaaaaagatgtggaaaatgaattaataaagGCACTGTATGCAACATTGACTTCTATCAGTTGGTAACGCAGTCCAAATTGAAAATATTAGAGACAGTGTTTCCCTGCTCCCCTCTCGGGTAGCCAGGCACATACAAGAGCGCAACTGCTGAAGAAAAGCATAAAGTGGTGTGAAAGTGTTGGTCCCTCTCCAGATTTCTTATGTTATTGCATAtttcaccttcatctgcctctgtaaaaaccttctgatgcacgcagcagggttacgtgaatatatattttcataacAATCACATCCTAATGAGTGTGCCCTAAAGCTTTGGGACTTCAGGGAACCACAGTGAGAGCCATTATCCACAAATGAGAACCTTCCCATGAGTCGCCGGCCGACCAAAATTACCCCAAGAGCGCATTGACAAAAAGGTCACAAAAGACCCCACAACAACATCCAAAGAACTGCAGGCTTCACATGCCTCAGTTAAGGTCAGTGTTCATGACTCCACCATAAGAAAGACACTGGGCAAAAGAACATAATGGCTCGTCTAAGTTTTGCAagaaaacatcttgatgatcCCCAAGACTTTTGGGAAAATACTCTGTGGAGTGACTAGACAAAATTTGAACTTTTTGGAAAGTGTGCGTCCCATTACATCTGGCGTAAAAGTAACACTGGGGATGTTTTGCTGCTTCAGGACCTGGAAGACTTGCTGTGATTAATGAAACCATTAATTCTGCTGTCTACCAAAAAATCCTGGAGGACAATCTCTGGCCATCTGTTCGTGACCTTAAGCTGAAGCCAACTTGGGTTCTGCAGCtggacaatgatccaaaacacaccagcaagtccacgtctgaatggctgaagaaaacaaaatgaaaactttGAAGTGGTCTAGCcaaagtcctgacctcaatcctattgagatgctgtggcatgaccttaaAAAGGCGGTTCATGCTCAAAAACCCTCTAATGTGGCTAAATTACAACAATTTTGCAAAGATGAGTTGGCCAAAATTACTAAACAGCGCTGTAACAGACTCATTGCAAGTTATTGTAAACGCttgattgcagttgttgctgctaaGGATGGCTCAACCAGTTTAGGGGAAACATTTaagtgtgacaaacatgcaaaaccATAAGAATTCTGGGATtctttttcacaccactgtacGTTTATCTTGCAGCATCATTCCTGCACCCCATTGCTTCACTCTCTACTGGTATCTTATCCAGTTAGGAAAGGGGGAGTACTCTGGATTCGGGATAAAATCCCAAGTTCAGGGCCCTCCCCTCAGACAGCACGGcaaatatgctttattatcATATCTGATTGATTACATATTCATGCAAAATCGTGACCATTTCAAAAAGATGCAGATTGATATCAAGGTCAAGATGGTCACTGTATTTCACCTAATTCCCAATCCTAGACTTTTACAGAAAAGAGCCAGATAGTGGAAGCCGACGCCCCTCTCGACAGTGATGTCAGGGGTCAGAGTACAGGAGTGACGTCCCATTCTGGATCTGGACAGCAGGTCAACATGGAGCACAATGTGAATGGTGAAAATGTCAACAATACTGTAGGTGAGTACTGTACACCTCTTTCAGCAACAGGTGCAAGTTTGTGCATGTTAGTGTAAATATAAAAGATCTGATTAATAAGAGATAAGAGAAGGATTAACTGTAAAAGCCTTTTGTTAATGATAATGCTTTTTGCAGTATTTACTTTTCAAAGACTAAATGATTCTTAAGAATCACTTTAGCAGGTTcaagcatgtgtgtgttttgtgcaaATACACGACACTTCCAAGCAAAGTGTTTGTCATTTTTATCTCTGAGTCAGCCGTCGTCTTAATTCCCATTTTCACTTCCTGTTCTGCAGGGGTTTTTGTCTTTCACAACacagttatttttattttttttggatTTCCTTGTGAAGGTCATTGCCAAGACTCAACAGAATGTAATTACAATTACGCCCAAAAAGGATGTTAGGCAGATTAAACAAAGGAAACTGGTAAcatatcagcaaaaaaaaataataaaacatccATCAACAAGCAGTGAAACTAAGCCTTTTACTGCCACAGCTGATTGGAAACTGCAAAAACAGAGCTAATGTGTCATGTTTATGAGCTGACAACAATGAACATTTATTGACTTCATCATTTGTTTTCCATTTTAGGGACcattattatttactcacctgGCACTGTGATTTTGGGCTCTAACTCAAGTGATAAAAAAGAAGATGCAGAAGTCTCTGAGGAGGATATTCCTCTTATATGCACACCTCAACAGGAGTCGACTCCATTGCAACAAGTCAGGATCAAAATGAGCGCGCAAGAAGAAAAGGAACTGAGTTTTCCTGTGCCTGCCACTGGGAAGTGAGAATTCAAACCGTCCTGGACTTAACTCGCCTTGCACAGTGGTGTAAACTCAAGTACTTGAGTCGGAGACTTAAAGTGAAGGATGTGGCCACCTAGTAGATGGAGCTAGCACGTGGTCATGAGTCATTTCCCACTGTGTGTCACCTTGGATAAAATCACTGAAATGTGTTAATATACAAGATGGAAAGCGTCAAGTAATTGATGTTTTGAAACCTATTACGTGCACGCAAAAGACCGCTGAAAAACAGACCAATTTCCACGTAACACCGACTGTGActttacagtcgagatgtacgccccaacattaaattacacattcaattaactacaatgttgttacaatgctacgAACAAAGTTGTGAATGTTGAGTTAGCGTATATGCTAGTAAATGCTaatactattgacgttacagttatgttttgcaggtccatgcTGAAAAAACATACCACATCAAACGTCTTTTAATAATCTACAAGCAATTGATTATTCTTTATCTTCGTCTGATAgaggctcaaacataaggtctgtttacacacacacagagctactgaactgaactgctctgagaaacagccaatcagagcagagctcaacattattattcatgaccctttcaaataaggggGAAATCTTAGGGTTGTAAATTGCACATGTATAACCATCTCtagatcatttttgcacttaataaagtcacatatattctatgtaaatatcaatttaacaatttaacagattatttcttTGGCACTATATTGTTTTAATGCATAAGTGGATCTGCTACTGCATGAGTGCGTGTGTGTTGTAATGTGGGTGTGTAATATGCATATCTAAAAATAACTCGTCTTTGGGTAAGTATAGGTGTCTGATTTAACTAATGTGGGAGGTCTGGGCAAACTTTACCTTGTATCTTGAATAAGACACATGTCTTGTATTTTTGATAAGAGTGGGTTTATATCCCCTTCATGGGATATCCATTTCACTTTACCGAGTGTGATCATGTGTACTTATTTTCATTAGTTAGTTTTTCACACGGCTGCTAGCCTATGAATGCTTCATtgtatatttgtaaatatatttgttactGATGCtttgttaatacatttttaatatgaaCAGTTCACATGCAGACATACCAGGGGGGATTCATGTAAAATGGGACATTGACATTGAAATGTCTGTCAAAAAGTGTCCCCTTACAATAAACACGATGTCaagttgtacatttttaaaagagcATCAGAAACCACGCAGTGGGGCGTTTTGTACAACTCAGTTCGCACACAACCGACCTTCAacattgaaatttggttgaaataatgaGTTGTTTGTTCAACATTGAAACAATAGTCAGTGCTAAACTgttgcaaaaggttaataaaatgcttaaaaatcaactttgaatttttttaaataatgttgtTTGTTCGTTCAATGTTgagaacagtatgtaggattgtggtcaaaactggtatcacaatcacaaaacttgtggctaaaactggtactgcgatctcacaactggtggccaatacacaacatgacaacataaacattagTTGAGgactgcaactccactttttaaatgataatatcctggccggaccactgttgtcagtaatataagtatttgaaatgaaaatgatttcttaatgtctagtgacatatcagagccattttatgattaattgatatacatttcttacatactgttcctttaatggtAAATGTAATATCAATGTTGATTCAATTTGCAAAAGCAATGCATATTTCAAAGTTAATTTGCAGTTGACGCTAAGACACCCATGTTAGTTAAAAGTGAGACGTTGATTCAACGTCGCAATATCAGCATTAATTCAACGTTGATTCAACCTTGTCCTTGAACGGTGAATCAACATTGAAAAGAGCTGGTCAATATCATTGCTTTgcttatttgaagagtttggttccaaaacgagataacttttttatcttgttttttgaTTTTGCGTTCTAATTAATAtcaatcactgtaaaaaaatttggctgtaattatgcagctggttgccagtaacttactgtagaagataaagactgaaaatgtttcatgttcatgtaactttgaacaaactgttcccagtaaataacataaatgtaaaatctacagtaagtta contains:
- the LOC141369516 gene encoding uncharacterized protein; this encodes MKTSTSFSTTFILICYLFLPSLHATCLKKCENGSNVKGCKCKKECAGEVYQYQRQGILKCEDCTKKCWGNQIEVTSCTFDHNRLCHCRAGFFCKNSNYYNSYCHNGCDPCPTGTFSSMPSLNKSCRPHTDCAKLGKKMLKEGTATKDRECGDLETTTPIPTKVITSMLYSITEVTQRRRMYSQSMDKTTYASSANTGDSQPLENQDGMSKDNLLLLILLLILVLVVAVFCMLRKSNAHKTLSKWTDVISGKHTFTEKSQIVEADAPLDSDVRGQSTGVTSHSGSGQQVNMEHNVNGENVNNTVGTIIIYSPGTVILGSNSSDKKEDAEVSEEDIPLICTPQQESTPLQQVRIKMSAQEEKELSFPVPATGK